A stretch of Wenzhouxiangella sp. XN24 DNA encodes these proteins:
- a CDS encoding POTRA domain-containing protein yields MSFRTEPRSGGARAGKVLLLVALMLPAMVLAEPSDDELACSLPDEILESSGARIGEITITARNIFDLDNPEEDKAFFRFFNRLHVRTRDSIIARQLLFEPGTPFDRNLLEESERLLRATDYLYDAEITITRCDADTVDVEVETRDVWTLKPGFSVSRSGGESRVGFDLQEDNFLGRGGSVRFLRRIDEERRTTEIGYGDRNVGGRWISVATTLADNSDGHVFALNVARPFYALDTRWAAGGRMLDEKSEESVYSLGDEIGKFSQDINFFELHGGWSRGLVDGWTTRWLAGLVHDDRAFDNVENSLAPGVIPESRRLIYPFIEYQLIEDKFLRAANLDQIYRTEDVMVGVQAKLRLGWLAPALGADRSGAIFSGRVRRGYGDPEQTLWDITGFAEGRLEEDELANAVVGAQIRWYRRQTDRWLLYTALRGEMAENLDLDNPLEIGGDNGLRGYPLRYQRGTARAQFTVEQRYFTDYYLWRLFRVGAAVFFDAGRVWGSNPFGGENLGLLKDIGIGLRLGSTRSSLGKMVHIDLAFPLDGDPTIDEVQFLIQGKRSF; encoded by the coding sequence GTGAGTTTCCGGACTGAACCACGCAGCGGCGGCGCCCGGGCCGGCAAGGTCCTGCTGCTGGTCGCGCTGATGCTGCCCGCCATGGTGCTCGCCGAACCGTCGGATGACGAGCTGGCCTGTTCCTTGCCGGACGAGATTCTCGAGTCCTCGGGGGCGCGAATCGGCGAAATCACGATCACGGCGCGGAACATCTTCGACCTCGACAATCCGGAAGAAGACAAGGCCTTTTTCCGCTTCTTCAACCGCCTGCACGTGCGTACGCGTGATTCGATCATCGCGCGGCAGCTGCTGTTCGAGCCGGGGACGCCTTTCGACCGGAACCTGCTGGAAGAATCGGAGCGCCTGCTGCGTGCGACCGACTATCTTTACGATGCCGAGATCACGATCACCCGCTGTGATGCCGACACCGTGGACGTCGAGGTCGAGACGCGGGATGTCTGGACGCTGAAACCCGGTTTCTCCGTGTCGCGCAGCGGAGGTGAGAGCCGCGTCGGTTTCGACTTGCAGGAAGACAACTTCCTTGGGCGGGGCGGCAGTGTCCGTTTCCTCCGGCGCATCGACGAGGAACGCCGCACCACGGAAATCGGCTATGGCGACCGCAACGTGGGCGGACGATGGATCTCGGTCGCCACGACGCTCGCCGACAACAGCGACGGCCACGTTTTCGCTTTGAACGTGGCGCGGCCGTTCTATGCGCTCGATACGCGTTGGGCCGCCGGTGGCCGTATGCTGGACGAGAAGAGCGAGGAGTCGGTCTATTCGCTTGGCGACGAGATCGGCAAGTTCAGCCAGGACATCAATTTTTTCGAACTGCATGGCGGCTGGTCGCGCGGCCTGGTCGATGGCTGGACGACGCGTTGGCTCGCCGGGCTGGTGCACGACGATCGCGCTTTCGACAACGTGGAGAATTCCCTGGCGCCGGGCGTGATCCCCGAAAGCCGGCGCCTCATCTACCCGTTCATCGAGTACCAGTTGATCGAGGACAAGTTTCTCCGTGCGGCGAATCTCGACCAGATCTATCGCACCGAGGATGTGATGGTCGGCGTGCAGGCGAAGCTGCGCCTCGGCTGGCTGGCGCCCGCGCTGGGCGCCGATCGCAGCGGCGCCATATTCTCGGGCAGAGTGCGGCGTGGCTACGGGGATCCGGAGCAGACGCTCTGGGACATCACCGGATTCGCGGAGGGGCGACTGGAAGAAGACGAACTCGCCAATGCGGTGGTCGGGGCGCAAATCCGCTGGTACCGGCGGCAGACGGACCGGTGGTTGCTCTACACGGCGCTGCGCGGCGAGATGGCGGAGAACCTGGATCTCGACAACCCGCTCGAGATCGGCGGGGACAATGGCCTGCGCGGATATCCCTTGCGCTACCAGCGAGGCACGGCGCGAGCGCAATTCACCGTCGAACAGCGCTATTTCACCGATTATTACCTCTGGCGCCTGTTCCGCGTCGGCGCTGCCGTGTTCTTCGATGCCGGGCGCGTATGGGGCAGCAACCCCTTTGGCGGGGAGAACCTCGGACTGCTGAAAGACATCGGCATCGGCCTGCGCCTCGGCAGCACCCGTTCAAGCCTCGGCAAGATGGTGCATATCGACCTCGCGTTTCCGCTCGACGGTGACCCCACCATCGACGAAGTGCAGTTTCTCATCCAGGGGAAACGCAGCTTCTGA
- a CDS encoding nuclear transport factor 2 family protein, whose amino-acid sequence MQGLLFSRGPATALVTVIAALVLYAGSVHASDDEAVRAAALDYAEGWYAGDAERLAQALHPEAVKRRVVKDVVTGEERVNVLGIEDLLRGAREGVGREPGGPVRLRVAVLDQHGDMAVARVVSMLYVDYLQLVRWNGRWVVLSVVWGTIESPGE is encoded by the coding sequence ATGCAGGGGCTGCTTTTCTCGCGGGGCCCGGCGACCGCACTCGTCACCGTGATCGCCGCGCTGGTCCTTTATGCCGGGTCCGTGCATGCGTCCGATGACGAGGCCGTGCGCGCTGCCGCACTCGATTACGCGGAAGGCTGGTATGCAGGTGACGCGGAACGTCTCGCGCAGGCGTTGCATCCCGAAGCGGTCAAGCGTCGCGTGGTCAAGGACGTGGTCACCGGCGAGGAGCGCGTCAACGTGCTCGGGATCGAGGATCTCCTTCGCGGCGCCCGCGAAGGTGTCGGCAGGGAGCCGGGTGGCCCGGTCCGGCTGCGCGTCGCCGTCCTCGACCAGCATGGCGATATGGCGGTCGCCCGGGTGGTGTCGATGCTGTACGTCGACTACCTGCAGCTGGTGCGCTGGAACGGCCGTTGGGTCGTGTTGTCCGTGGTGTGGGGGACGATCGAGAGTCCGGGCGAATGA